Sequence from the Candidatus Omnitrophota bacterium genome:
AGCGCTTATACACGGCAGGATGAAATCATCCGAAAAAGAAAAAATAATGAAGGATTTCAAAAAAAATAAAATAAATATCCTTGTTTCAACGACGGTGATAGAAGTAGGCATAGATATCCCGAACGCGACTGTTATGATTATAGAAAATGCTGATCGCTTTGGCCTCGCTCAACTTCATCAACTACGCGGAAGGATCGGGCGGGGCGGCCACAAATCTTACTGTATCCTTATTTCGAACCCTGAAAACGAAGATGCGAAAAAACGACTTCAGGCACTTGAAGAGATGCAGAGCGGCTTTGATCTTGCGGAAGAGGATTTCTCAATAAGAGGGCCGGGCCAGATGTTTGGGACAAGGCAGCACGGCCTTCCGGAAATAAGATTCGGCGACTTAAAAGAGGACAAGGCCATTCTTGAGCTTGCGCGGAAAGAGGCGTTTGGATTGGTAGCTAAGGATAGCGGCCTTACCGACGAGCGTAATCGAAATCTCCGCGACGCCGTTATCGAGCGGTACAAAGGCAAGATGCAGTTTTTGAGCGTAGGATAATAATATTGATACTCTCCTCGCTCCTGCAAAATTTTTTCCGCCTGAGGCGGATCCGCTAAAGGCGGAAACGCCTTTCGCTGCGGTAAAAAGCGGGGGCGCTTGAACTCGGCTGGCACTGCCGTGCCGCCTCATTTCGCCTCCTACGTGTCATAGAGAGGTCGGCGAAATCGCCTTCGGCGAACAGCAAGCGCCCTTTTAGAAACCGCTTTTTCCCTTGCTCAAGGCTAAATTTTGCAATGTCGCTCGGAGAAGCATCAATATTATTATAGCACTAATGCTCTCTAAAAGGAAGCCGGTGTTTTTCGACGCGAGTGTCGATTTTAGGCGAAGCACGCTCGAGCAACGAGGGAATCCCGACGTCCCCCGAGAGGGGGACAATGTCGGGATGGCGAAGCTGTCCGAGCCCCGATGGAGAGCCCATCGGGGCGAGTTCTGCAGCCACCGAGTTGCGAGAGACCTTCGCCGTTAAGAAATCGACCCCGAGCGGAGAAAAATACCGGGTTCCTTAGCGAGGAGTATAAAACGATAACATGCGAATAATAGCCGGGAAATACAGATCGAGATTGATAAGGAGTCCGAGGGCAGAAGGCGTCAGGCCGACCAAGGACCGCATAAGAGAAGCGCTTTTTAATATAATACGCGAATATATCGACGGCCGGGATGTGCTTGACCTTTTTGCGGGATCGGGCGCATTCGGCATAGAAGCTATATCGAGAGGAGCGAATACAGCCGTTTTTGTAGATAGCCAAAGAGAATGCGTAAAGGCCATAGAAGATAATCTGAATATGCTCGAGGTAGAAAAGGACAGATTTGATATAATAAAGATGGATGTCCAGAAGGCCATAGACCGGCTTGTTAGCGCGGGAAAAAAGTTCGATATAATACTAATGGATCCCCCGTATTACAAAGAGATAGCAAAAAAATGCTTGATTAAGCTGAGCGAGCGTGATATACTAAACCCTCGTTGCGTAATTATGGCCGAACATCATAAGAAAGATATTTTGCCGCAGGAGATAGGCGGTATAACTTCTTATCGTAGCGTGTGTTACGGCGATATTTGCCTCACATTTTACAAATCGAAAGAATGACATCGCATGAAAAGGATAGCAGTATACGCAGGAAGTTTTGACCCTATAACATATGGCCATGTAGATATCATAGAGCGCGCCGGCCGCATATTTGACCGCGTTATAGTGGCAGTGGCGCATAATACCGAGAAGAAGCCGCTTTTTACGGTAAGCGAGCGCGTCGTCATGTTAAAGAAGGCCGCCCGGCATATGTCCAATATAGAGATAGACGATTTTACGGGCCTCGCCGTGGATTATGTCCTCAAAAAGAAAGCCAATGTGCTTATAAGGGGCATCCGCATGTTGTCTGATTTCGAATATGAATTTCAGATGGCCCTTACAAACCGCAAGATAAATGACAGCGTAGAGACGATATTTTTAATGCCGCATGAGTCGTATTCGTATCTTTCAAGCACGCTGATAAAAGAGGCCGCGTTATTGGGCGCAGATTTAAAAAGTTTCGTTCCGGATTTTATAGAAAAGGAACTTAAAAAGAAGCTTAGGAAAAGATAATACCAGTGGATCCGATAAAGTTTATAAGAGATAAGGCGAAAAAAAATTTAAAGACGATAGTTCTGTCAGAGCCCGCCGACCCCAGAGTTTTAGAGGCTGCCGTTACGGTAGCTAAAGGGAGAATAGCGAAAATAATCTTTCTGGGCGACGTAGAAAATACGAGAAAAAGTCTGCGGAAGTTCGGTGAATACGATGAAGGTATGATAAAAATAATCGACCCGAAAACGTCAGAGATGATTGATAAATTGGCAAAAGACTTGTCCCAAAAGCGCCATAATAGGTACCCTGACGAACAGTCCGCGAAGAAGATATTGTTGGATAACTATGTATTTTTTGGGGCCATGATGGTTGCAAACGGCCTGGCAGACGGGTTTGTTGCGGGAGCCAGCCACAAAACAAGCGACGTGGCGAGGGCGGCTATTCACTGCCTTGAGGTCGACGAGTCTATCGGTGTAGCCTCGGGATCTTTTCTTATGTACATAGAAAACTCTCATTATGGCGACAATGGGCTCTTTGTCTTTGCCGATTGCGGATTATTGCCTGACCCGAACCCGCGCCAATTAGCGGGAATAGCGGTGTCCTCAGCAGAATTATACCGCCGGCTGTTTGATAAAGAGCCTTACGTAGCCATGCTTAGTTATTCCACAAAATCGAGTGCCCAGGGGCAGCTCGTAGATAAGGTGAAGAAGGGCGTGGAGGAGGCAAGAGTGCTGGCCCCGGATATTTTAATCGACGGTGAATTGCAGGCAGACAGCGCCCTTGACTATGAAGTGGCGAATATAAAAACAAGTATGAAGGACAGCGCGGTGGCGGGAAAAGCGAACGTACTGATATTTCCGAATCTTGACAGTGGGAATATAAGTTATAAACTGGTACAGAGGCTGACCAACGCAAGAGCTATAGGCCCTATATTGCAAGGGCTGAAGAAACCGGCAAGCGATCTTTCAAGAGGATGTATAGTAGACGATGTCATAGATGCCATCGCTATTACGGCGGTAAGAGCACAGTAATCGGAAGGAGAACAATGCCAAATCCAAAACGGAGACATTCAAAAGCAAGAGGTAGATGGAGAAGGACGCACTATAAAGCGGATATACCGAACCCCTCTACCTGCCCAAACTGTAAAAAACCGAAGTTGCCTCACCGAATATGCCCTAACTGCGGATATTATAACGGCAGGCCGGTTGTACAAATTAAACAAAAAGAGAAGAAAAAAAAGAAATAATTATCGACGGTTGACAGTCAATGGAGGAAATAAATGAGGATAGCTATTGACGGCATGGGCGGTGACCGAGCCCCACAGGTTGTAGTAGACGGCGTAGTGGCGGCGGCAAGAGAATACGATTATGACATGGTCCTTGTCGGCGATAAGACAATATTGCGAAGAGAACTTTCCAGGTATAAAAGGTATCCGGATAATATATTTATAGAGCACGCCCCGGAAGTCGTCTTAATGGACGAGCCTCCGGCAATATCGGTAAGAAAAAAGAGGAATTCATCGATAGCTATTGGCATAGACCTTCTGAAAAACGGGGAAGCCGATGCTTTTATATGCGCAGGTAATACCGGAGCGGTAGTATGCTCCGCCACTTTAGGGCTTGGGCTCTTGCCCGGGATAGAGCGGCCAGGGATATCTATAGTATTTCCTACCTTTAAAGGCGTTTCAATGATGATAGACGTAGGCGCCAATATAGACCCGAAACCGTTACACCTTCTGCATTACGGCATAATGGGCGATGCGTACAGTAAATATATATTAAATAAATCGAAACCGATGATAGGCCTTCTTAGTATAGGCGAAGAGGCTACAAAAGGGACCGATTTCATCAAGGAGACCCATAAGCTTCTGGATGATAGCAGATTGAATTTTATAGGCAATGTTGAAGGCCGCGACGTATTTACGGGAAGGTGCGACGTTGTCCTTTGCGACGGTTTCGTCGGAAACGTCGTCTTAAAAGTCGCCGAGGGTATAGGAGGAGCGATTACGAAACTTCTTAAAAGTCAGATAAAGAACAGCGTTCTTGCTAAAATAGGCGCTTTAATGAGTAAGCCTGCTTTTCTAAGGCTTTGGAAAGACCTCGATTATTCCGAATACGGAGGCGCGCCGCTTCTCGGCGTAGCCGGACATGTGATCATAAGCCACGGATCCTCAAGCGCAAAGGCGATAAAAAATGCCATAAGGAGAGGCGCGGAATATAAGGAGAATGAATTAAATAAACGCATAGTGGAAGAATTGGAGAGCTACTGATACATGGAGCCCAAATTAAAAAAAAGAAAAACCGCAAAAAATCAGAAAGTCGGTATCATAGGAGTTGGAAAATTTGTCCCCACCAAAGTCCTGACAAATGCTGACATCGAAAAAATGGTGGAGACCTCGAATGAGTGGATAATCACGCGAACGGGCATAAAAGAACGGCGGATCGCCGGAGAGGGTATTGCCGCGGCTTTTATGGGTTCTGAAGCCGCAAAGGAAGCGATTGAAAATGCCCATCTAAACGCTGAAAACATAGACTTGATAATAACCGCTACAATAACCCCCGATATGCAGTTTCCATCGACCGCCTGCCTCATACAGAACAGGCTCGGCGCGGTAAACGCCGTATGTTTTGACATAAGTGCCGCCTGCGCAGGATACGTTTACGGCATGGCCATAGCCGAGCAATTTATAAAATCCGGCATGTACCGTAATGCGTTGGTAATAGGTTCCGAGAAAATGTCGTCTGTTACGGATTGGAAGGACAGGAATACCTGCGTTTTATTGGGAGATGGCGCTGGCGCGTGTGTTATGAGTAAAGTAAAGACAGGAGGCATACTGTCGGTTTATTTGGGTTCGGACGGCAGAAATGCGCCTCTCTTAGAAATGCCGGCCGGCGGTTCACTTAGGCCAGCTACCCATGAAACGATAGATGAGAGATTGCACTATATGAAGATGAGCGGTGGGGAGCTGTTCAAGGAGGCCGTAAAGATAATGGCAGATGCCGGCAATAAGGCCATGGCCTTAAGCGGCATTAAATGCGGCGAAATGGACCTTGTCATTCCGCACCAGGCAAATATGAGGATATTGATGGCAGTCGCGAAAAGGATGAACCTGCCGCCGTCAAAGGTATATTTAAATATAGAAAAATACGGTAATATGTCGAGTGCCTCTACGGCGGTTGCGCTCACCGAGGCTGTTCAAGAAGGCAGGATAAAAAAAGGCAATAAGATAGTCTTAGATGCATTCGGCGCCGGCCTTGTCTGGGGCGCCATCGTAATAGAGTGGTGACAATGTCCAAAGTAGCGTTTATATTTCCGGGACAGGGCGCTCAGTATGTAGGGATGGGTAAGGATCTTTACGGTTCATTTCCCGCCGCGAAAGAAATATTCCTTGAAGCTAATGATATATTAGGTTTCGACATAGCAAAATTGTGTTTTGAAGGTCCCGCCGAAGAATTAACCACTACCAAAAACAGCCAACCGGCCATACTTGTGATGAGTATAGCGGCTTTACGCGCATTTCAATCATCCAAAGGAAAAGATATTACGCCTTCGGCGTGTGCGGGCTTAAGCCTGGGAGAATACTCCGCGCTTGTAGCTTCGGGATGCGTATCTTTTAAAGACGCAGTCGGGCTTGTCAGGAGACGAGGCGAATTTATGGAGGAAGCGGCATTGGAAAATCCCGGAAAGATGGCCGCCATTATAGGCCCCGAACCGGAAGCGCTTGAAAATGTAACTAAAAATGCCGGATGCGAGATCGCCAACCTAAACTGCCCCGGACAGGTTATTATATCAGGCACGATGGAAGCGGTCGATAAGGCGATGGAAGTTGCAAGAACGTCTCTTCAGGCAAAATGCATACCTCTCGCCGTAAGCGGGCCGTTTCACTCTTCGCT
This genomic interval carries:
- the rsmD gene encoding 16S rRNA (guanine(966)-N(2))-methyltransferase RsmD — its product is MRIIAGKYRSRLIRSPRAEGVRPTKDRIREALFNIIREYIDGRDVLDLFAGSGAFGIEAISRGANTAVFVDSQRECVKAIEDNLNMLEVEKDRFDIIKMDVQKAIDRLVSAGKKFDIILMDPPYYKEIAKKCLIKLSERDILNPRCVIMAEHHKKDILPQEIGGITSYRSVCYGDICLTFYKSKE
- the rpmF gene encoding 50S ribosomal protein L32 encodes the protein MPNPKRRHSKARGRWRRTHYKADIPNPSTCPNCKKPKLPHRICPNCGYYNGRPVVQIKQKEKKKKK
- the pta gene encoding phosphate acetyltransferase; amino-acid sequence: MDPIKFIRDKAKKNLKTIVLSEPADPRVLEAAVTVAKGRIAKIIFLGDVENTRKSLRKFGEYDEGMIKIIDPKTSEMIDKLAKDLSQKRHNRYPDEQSAKKILLDNYVFFGAMMVANGLADGFVAGASHKTSDVARAAIHCLEVDESIGVASGSFLMYIENSHYGDNGLFVFADCGLLPDPNPRQLAGIAVSSAELYRRLFDKEPYVAMLSYSTKSSAQGQLVDKVKKGVEEARVLAPDILIDGELQADSALDYEVANIKTSMKDSAVAGKANVLIFPNLDSGNISYKLVQRLTNARAIGPILQGLKKPASDLSRGCIVDDVIDAIAITAVRAQ
- a CDS encoding ketoacyl-ACP synthase III, encoding MEPKLKKRKTAKNQKVGIIGVGKFVPTKVLTNADIEKMVETSNEWIITRTGIKERRIAGEGIAAAFMGSEAAKEAIENAHLNAENIDLIITATITPDMQFPSTACLIQNRLGAVNAVCFDISAACAGYVYGMAIAEQFIKSGMYRNALVIGSEKMSSVTDWKDRNTCVLLGDGAGACVMSKVKTGGILSVYLGSDGRNAPLLEMPAGGSLRPATHETIDERLHYMKMSGGELFKEAVKIMADAGNKAMALSGIKCGEMDLVIPHQANMRILMAVAKRMNLPPSKVYLNIEKYGNMSSASTAVALTEAVQEGRIKKGNKIVLDAFGAGLVWGAIVIEW
- the plsX gene encoding phosphate acyltransferase PlsX, translated to MRIAIDGMGGDRAPQVVVDGVVAAAREYDYDMVLVGDKTILRRELSRYKRYPDNIFIEHAPEVVLMDEPPAISVRKKRNSSIAIGIDLLKNGEADAFICAGNTGAVVCSATLGLGLLPGIERPGISIVFPTFKGVSMMIDVGANIDPKPLHLLHYGIMGDAYSKYILNKSKPMIGLLSIGEEATKGTDFIKETHKLLDDSRLNFIGNVEGRDVFTGRCDVVLCDGFVGNVVLKVAEGIGGAITKLLKSQIKNSVLAKIGALMSKPAFLRLWKDLDYSEYGGAPLLGVAGHVIISHGSSSAKAIKNAIRRGAEYKENELNKRIVEELESY
- the coaD gene encoding pantetheine-phosphate adenylyltransferase; translation: MKRIAVYAGSFDPITYGHVDIIERAGRIFDRVIVAVAHNTEKKPLFTVSERVVMLKKAARHMSNIEIDDFTGLAVDYVLKKKANVLIRGIRMLSDFEYEFQMALTNRKINDSVETIFLMPHESYSYLSSTLIKEAALLGADLKSFVPDFIEKELKKKLRKR
- the fabD gene encoding ACP S-malonyltransferase, coding for MSKVAFIFPGQGAQYVGMGKDLYGSFPAAKEIFLEANDILGFDIAKLCFEGPAEELTTTKNSQPAILVMSIAALRAFQSSKGKDITPSACAGLSLGEYSALVASGCVSFKDAVGLVRRRGEFMEEAALENPGKMAAIIGPEPEALENVTKNAGCEIANLNCPGQVIISGTMEAVDKAMEVARTSLQAKCIPLAVSGPFHSSLMTKASNRLKDELTKIKLNKPQIPFISNVTGAYIDNVDSIKNNLALQVNHRTLWERSIRLTIKDGILGYYEIGPGNVLKGLLRKIDKSLTVRNIEKLSDI